A stretch of Oligoflexia bacterium DNA encodes these proteins:
- a CDS encoding nucleotide sugar dehydrogenase → MSQRVLVVGAWHLGSVVGACLADAGNQVYLWDQNKSVEEKWSQGLAPIHEPGLSDLVNKHWKKDLSWTSTPEIVASKANWVIIAYDTPINEQDEVQLQTVEEGAQRAFKSLSDKTNVFVTAQVPVGTCRKFRQEILRLHPGWHGHMMYQPENLRLGEAIKSFKTPDRMVLGLDDMSQQETLAKDFQKLLGNETTPLNVMSLESAEMVKHALNSFLATCVVFANEISEICEKSGADAWDVVSSLKQDSRVGPKAFLRPGLGFAGGTLARDVKTLSKFAKKKEDINFFNDLYAINDKRNQWVVDTLKAQLGTLTHKTIVLMGVTYKPFTSTVRRSPALQIAELLAKEGAHCRAIDPMADLTELSPEERKNLPFELMKDPLAAFENTQAAVLVTEWPQFFELDWPQIHRLMSEHVLIDTKNHLAPKNILKGFHIIIPGKPTKKELL, encoded by the coding sequence ATGAGTCAAAGAGTTTTAGTCGTAGGTGCTTGGCACCTAGGTTCTGTTGTCGGTGCATGTCTGGCCGATGCAGGCAATCAGGTTTACCTCTGGGATCAAAATAAATCAGTCGAAGAAAAATGGAGTCAAGGCCTTGCGCCCATTCATGAACCCGGACTCTCAGATCTGGTAAATAAACACTGGAAAAAAGACCTCTCATGGACATCAACGCCCGAAATCGTGGCATCAAAAGCTAATTGGGTGATCATTGCTTACGACACTCCCATCAATGAACAAGATGAAGTACAACTCCAAACTGTCGAAGAAGGTGCACAACGCGCTTTTAAATCACTTTCAGATAAAACAAATGTTTTTGTCACAGCACAAGTCCCTGTAGGTACTTGTCGAAAATTTCGTCAAGAAATCTTAAGGCTTCATCCTGGATGGCATGGTCATATGATGTATCAACCAGAAAATTTAAGACTTGGTGAAGCCATAAAATCTTTTAAAACTCCCGATCGCATGGTCTTAGGCTTAGATGATATGAGCCAACAAGAAACACTGGCAAAAGATTTTCAAAAACTTTTAGGCAATGAAACAACTCCACTAAATGTAATGAGCCTTGAAAGTGCTGAAATGGTAAAACATGCGCTGAATTCTTTTTTAGCTACGTGTGTGGTTTTTGCAAATGAGATTTCAGAAATCTGTGAAAAAAGCGGCGCTGACGCTTGGGATGTTGTCTCAAGCCTCAAGCAAGATTCACGAGTGGGGCCAAAAGCATTTTTACGCCCTGGTCTCGGTTTTGCCGGTGGTACACTTGCCCGTGATGTGAAGACCTTAAGTAAGTTTGCTAAGAAAAAAGAAGATATTAATTTTTTCAATGATCTTTACGCCATTAACGATAAACGCAATCAATGGGTTGTCGACACACTTAAAGCCCAATTAGGCACACTCACACATAAAACTATCGTATTAATGGGTGTTACATACAAACCATTCACGAGCACCGTACGTAGATCTCCCGCCTTACAAATCGCAGAACTTTTGGCAAAAGAAGGCGCACATTGCCGAGCAATTGACCCCATGGCCGATTTGACAGAGTTGTCTCCAGAAGAACGCAAAAACTTACCCTTTGAATTGATGAAAGATCCACTGGCCGCTTTTGAAAATACACAAGCAGCAGTACTTGTCACAGAATGGCCCCAATTTTTTGAACTTGATTGGCCACAAATTCATCGCTTAATGAGTGAACATGTTCTCATCGACACGAAAAATCATTTGGCCCCAAAAAACATTTTAAAAGGCTTTCACATTATTATTCCCGGTAAGCCGACGAAAAAGGAACTCCTATGA
- a CDS encoding SDR family oxidoreductase, with protein sequence MKKLVFVTGMGRGIGRVIALKLAAEGYSVSGCARTLDELQETKKLSGGKINITTLDIRDYKSIENWMTKECQATDATPWGLVTAAGIHGPVGTLIENSWEDWQNAVDINLFGTVMSVKIFTEILTEKKLPGRIVLLSGGGATKPIPNVSSYCATKAGVVRFGETVAKELRPFNITVNSIAPGAVNTKLTEEILNAGPEKAGKEFYDNTVKQIKQGGANPEISAELVSYLFGPKGGVVTGKLIASLWDEWANFHEWADKLDKSEIYTLRRILPEDRLS encoded by the coding sequence ATGAAAAAACTTGTTTTCGTCACAGGCATGGGTCGAGGTATCGGTCGCGTTATTGCCTTAAAACTCGCCGCTGAAGGCTACAGCGTCAGCGGGTGCGCTCGCACCTTAGATGAACTTCAAGAAACAAAAAAATTATCTGGCGGAAAAATCAATATCACCACACTTGATATTCGAGATTATAAATCTATTGAAAACTGGATGACTAAAGAATGCCAGGCAACTGATGCTACTCCGTGGGGCCTAGTCACTGCAGCTGGAATTCATGGCCCGGTAGGAACCTTAATTGAAAACTCCTGGGAAGATTGGCAAAATGCAGTAGACATTAATCTTTTTGGTACTGTTATGAGTGTAAAAATCTTCACTGAAATTTTAACTGAAAAAAAATTGCCCGGCAGAATCGTTCTCCTTTCTGGTGGTGGCGCCACAAAACCTATTCCAAATGTAAGTAGCTACTGCGCTACGAAAGCCGGTGTAGTGAGATTTGGTGAAACTGTCGCTAAAGAATTAAGACCTTTTAATATCACCGTAAACAGCATCGCTCCAGGGGCCGTTAATACAAAACTCACTGAAGAAATTCTCAATGCGGGCCCTGAAAAAGCAGGCAAAGAATTTTACGATAATACCGTCAAGCAAATAAAACAAGGCGGTGCTAATCCTGAAATTTCAGCTGAACTTGTGAGCTACCTCTTTGGGCCCAAAGGTGGAGTTGTTACAGGTAAACTTATTGCTTCACTTTGGGATGAATGGGCTAATTTTCACGAGTGGGCAGATAAACTTGATAAAAGTGAAATCTACACACTTAGACGCATCTTACCTGAAGATAGATTATCATGA